One region of Cydia pomonella isolate Wapato2018A chromosome 9, ilCydPomo1, whole genome shotgun sequence genomic DNA includes:
- the LOC133521663 gene encoding uncharacterized protein LOC133521663, translating to MNYFSFQEFLYAPNVIDYISTLTLYMSIKILILVGGQRFHNEADILNQNLAKLHNLLITRPECARSARALSRRLHAAPLRVRLQRALPVRAELLTDMFAVVLNYTIILLQFNHVI from the exons ATGAATTATTTCTCATTTCAGGAATTCTTATACGCCCCCAACGTCATAGATTACATATCAACGTTAACACTATACATGTCGATAAAGATTCTGATACTAGTTGGGGGACAACGTTTCCATAACGAGGCCGATATACTGAATCAGAACCTGGCTAAGCTTCACAACTTACTCATAACAA GGCCTGAGTGCGCTCGGTCGGCGCGCGCGCTGAGTCGGCGGCTGCACGCGGCGCCGCTGCGCGTGCGACTGCAGCGCGCGCTGCCGGTGCGCGCTGAGCTACTTACCGACATGTTCGCTGTCGTCCTCAACTACACCATCATACTGTTACAGTTTAACCATGTTATTTAA